Below is a genomic region from Thalassophryne amazonica chromosome 3, fThaAma1.1, whole genome shotgun sequence.
TTATGTCACAGCTTGTCaaacacctctgtgacatatggaCCAGAAATAACCCAGATCATCTCATTTTAGACACACAGATCTAGtgcttttgttgggaaggtgtcgtaacacggacccacaacagggggcgctaatgaacggacaatggataagggaaggagtaacaatttaatgttgcacaagaacacaacgtaaaataaacaaaggtactgccaatcacacacaagaggattgcgggcaggctcgaagataggagacctcagatgaacgaagagccgggacccacaccgcttctaccaccaacggcctgaagaacaccgaagccgccaagccccgagtccccaggtggtctctgtcctccgttgtcggccctggtactgctggcagaaaaaacagaaggtagtgagtgtgaatcctcacacccagcaaccttgattattgattcttgtggagggagagcctccacctccaatcatacacacgtgcagctccgaaaatccagtcaaggaaataccaccaggaaaaaacagctgcaaaacagatcagattattatttgacggataagtcagcagagagattaccttgtatcgtaggagatttctcggcgaggaggtggagtcgccacccggcctttatggtgatggtgatgatgagatgatgagtgacagctggtgttgaggatgattgacggctgtcactcccagtggttctggcgccctcttgtgcttgaagcccgcactccaagcagggcgccatccggtggtggtgagccagcagtacctcctcttcagcggcccacacaacagcttttcCCATCTGAAAATCACAAAGgcacttgggtaaggtccttaaaacctcagacatgctgctgtggtccgaaatgacgcatgcgcagatacaAAAGGGGGACTgaattttaggggcggaccattcggtctgtgacactggttGTCGGGCtactcagcaaccaatgcggtgTCTACTCTTTATGTCAATTAAACGCTACTGAGAACTTGTGGGCCCTTCTTAAACATGTCATTTCCttcagcttcttccattttccacTTCGAAGGCTGTGGCTGAAAAGTTGATCACCAGATCAATAACCTGACAGATTCCACAGATGAAGGCGCATGTCAGTTATCGAAAAGTATATACAGAATTAGAAATTATGCTCTTATTTCAAACTGAAACCTTTTAATCTCGCAACTAGCCCCCGCATTTATTGTAACTTTTTACATAAAGTTTAAGCGAGACACGTTTAATCAAATAGAAACAAAACTTTGGCTACACAGCGACACCTCTGGTGGTTTATGGGTGTACTCTGAGCTTTTATGTTGccgtttagaccaggggtggccaagttcggtcacacaaaacacctgaatccaatgaaagactctttcagtgtgttggagcagggagacaactaagtgtcagaaatgtggctctccaggaccgaacttggccacccctggtttagacaCACACAGCTGTCGTGTTGTGGTCGTGTTAGGTCACGTGTCTGTATCAGATTATTTCCAGACTTACCGTGCGGGCCCCGGTTAATTCCAGGAAGTAGTCCTGCAGGCTGCCCATATCTTTTTGTGCGCCGATGTCCACATACTCCAAATGTCCAGGTTTGAACTTGTATTTGGACATAACATCTTTGGCCATAATACAGTACGGACACGACGGCCTCGTAAACAGCACGACTTTGTCTCCTTTAATTTTAGCTTTGACAAACTCCTCCGCCATTTGAACTCAGCACGTCACAAACAAAAATAGCCGATTCATTCCAGGCGCCGCTTTTATCCCCATCAATCACACTGACGTCAGAGGCTCTGCCCCGCCCACCCTTCTGAAAGAGACAGATGCCCACCAGGCGACACGCACGTTTTCAatacatttttctttctgtgtatTGTGGTGTAATTTTGGGTAGGGAcgctagggtcacgtccctaccaatattcagccccctgctgtgtaatcacgaccaataaaaccgctgtcctccattattatggcacataaagggttaaatgtatCCCAGCTAACACGGTACGTCCTTGCAACGTTGCTGGGAGGTTACATTTTCGTTGCACAATTGGGAACGTTCTGTCCACCTCCTGGCAACTTCCATCAGGAACGTTTACTTGTTACAGTTTTTGGACGTTTCTTTGGAACGTTGTACTTACGTTGAGGGGACGTTCTATTAACTACataattcaccagccttatcaatctatatattgatt
It encodes:
- the glrx gene encoding glutaredoxin-1; this encodes MAEEFVKAKIKGDKVVLFTRPSCPYCIMAKDVMSKYKFKPGHLEYVDIGAQKDMGSLQDYFLELTGARTVPRVFIGDKCVGGGSDVVELHESGDLEVMLQGIRALQ